The following proteins come from a genomic window of Penaeus monodon isolate SGIC_2016 chromosome 22, NSTDA_Pmon_1, whole genome shotgun sequence:
- the LOC119587249 gene encoding cell wall protein IFF6-like, with product MKLLILLFSVLAGASAKPQGYNLSPPSGSSLLPRTCSNGQVLHVDGRCVTPRVNRRVFLYDVPKTPTPAGPPPFIPAPTVETNLLFIRTPEGGQGPDPIVVPPPQREHVLYILNKQSDEGQKVIEVPAPPPSEPEVYFVNYAEGENPTLPSGVDLQTALDAASDGGGQVVGGSGAGIAVFSGISNGFGNSNGIGSNNGLTITNGLSSNGFGSTNGFGSTNGFGIANGFASTNDFGSTNGFGSSSGFGSTNGFENANGFGSTDGFGRTSGFGSTNGFGSTNGFGSPNGFGSSNNAFGITNGFESISGFGTSGVSGNGFGSTNGFASPRSFGSANGFVSTNGFGNSGFNNNNVFEGSFTLGGNGFASSTSHDNGIGFASNDAQGSNGGLAINGGSGIATLPNSGQASSLPQLYTAP from the exons ATGAAGCTTCTG atTCTGCTCTTCAGTGTACTAGCTGGTGCTTCCGCAAAGCCCCAGGGATACAATCTGTCACCACCTTCCGGTTCATCTTTGCTCCCACGAACATGTAGCAACGGGCAGGTGTTGCATGTGGACGGCAGATGCGTAACTCCAAGAGTCAACCgtcgtgtgtttttgtatgatgtGCCAAAAACTCCCACACCAGCAGGTCCTCCACCTTTTATCCCTGCACCGACTGTCGAGACCAACCTTTTGTTCATCCGAACTCCTGAAGGAGGACAAGGACCAGATCCTATCGTAGTACCTCCTCCACAAAGGGAACACGTCTTATACATCCTCAATAAGCAATCCGATGAAGGTCAGAAGGTGATCGAAGTTCCAGCTCCGCCACCTTCTGAACCTGAAGTGTACTTCGTCAACTACGCTGAAGGAGAGAATCCAACTCTTCCAAGTGGAGTAGATCTGCAGACTGCCTTAGATGCGGCTTCTGATGGAGGCGGTCAAGTAGTCGGAGGTTCTGGTGCAGGTATTGCAGTTTTTTCTGGAATCAGCAATGGTTTTGGAAACTCGAATGGTATCGGCAGCAACAACGGGCTTACAATTACCAATGGTTTAAGTAGTAACGGTTTCGGAAGTACCAACGGTTTTGGAAGCACCAATGGCTTTGGAATTGCCAACGGATTTGCAAGCACAAATGACTTTGGAAGTACTAACGGGTTTGGAAGCTCCAGTGGTTTTGGAAGTACAAACGGGTTTGAAAACGCTAATGGCTTTGGGAGTACCGACGGCTTTGGACGCACCAGTGGCTTTGGAAGTACCAACGGGTTCGGAAGCACCAATGGTTTTGGAAGTCCGAATGGGTTTGGCAGCAGCAACAACGCCTTTGGAATCACTAATGGTTTTGAGAGCATCAGTGGATTTGGTACAAGTGGAGTGAGCGGCAACGGATTTGGAAGTACTAATGGGTTTGCAAGTCCCCGTAGCTTTGGAAGCGCCAATGGCTTTGTAAGTACCAATGGGTTTGGTAATAGTGgatttaataacaacaatgttttCGAAGGCTCTTTTACTCTAGGTGGCAATGGTTTTGCAAGCAGCACCAGTCATGACAACGGCATTGGTTTTGCGAGCAATGATGCCCAAGGAAGTAATGGAGGTTTGGCAATTAACGGTGGCAGCGGTATCGCCACTCTCCCAAACAGCGGACAAGCTTCATCACTACCACAGTTGTATACAGCACCTTAA
- the LOC119587250 gene encoding ATP-dependent RNA helicase A-like translates to MGYKRHQLPTENTLLTMELLVLIFTLLVGASAKPQGYDLAPPSGPSLLPRRCSTGQVLHVDGRCVTPRENRRVFLYDVPKTPTPSGPPPFIPAPTVEKNLLFIRTPEGGVGPDPIIVPPPRQEHVVYILNKQSDEGQKVIQVPAPPPSDPEVYFVNYAEGENPTLPSGVDLQTALNAASETSGNGFGSITSTGSSNGFGSINGFAGTSGVSSNGFGSTNGFGNTNGISSISALTSEFAGNNGLSSNGFGSNIGFGGSNGFGSSNGLGSSNGFESTTGLGAIGLGGSSVSKLSANGQVSSPSRLYRAP, encoded by the exons ATGGGGTATAAAAGGCACCAGTTGCCAACAGAAAACACACTCCTCACAATGGAGCTTCTG GTTCTCATCTTTACTCTACTAGTCGGTGCGTCTGCAAAGCCCCAGGGCTATGATTTGGCCCCGCCTTCCGGTCCATCTCTGCTCCCACGAAGATGTAGTACCGGACAGGTATTGCATGTGGACGGCAGATGCGTAACTCCGCGAGAAAACCGTCGTGTCTTCTTGTATGATGTACCAAAAACTCCAACTCCTTCAGGTCCTCCACCTTTTATTCCTGCACCAACCGTGGAGAAAAATCTTTTGTTCATCCGAACTCCCGAAGGAGGAGTAGGACCAGATCCCATCATTGTTCCTCCACCACGCCAGGAACATGTCGTGTACATCCTCAATAAACAGTCTGATGAGGGCCAAAAGGTGATTCAGGTTCCAGCACCACCGCCGTCTGATCCTGAAGTTTACTTTGTCAATTACGCAGAAGGAGAGAACCCAACCCTTCCCAGCGGAGTGGATCTGCAGACTGCTTTGAATGCTGCTTCTGAGA CAAGCGGCAATGGGTTTGGAAGTATCACCAGTACTGGAAGCAGTAATGGTTTCGGAAGCATTAATGGGTTCGCAGGTACCAGTGGTGTAAGCAGCAATGGTTTTGGTAGTACTAACGGCTTTGGAAATACTAATGGAATTTCCAGCATCAGTGCTCTGACTAGTGAATTTGCAGGCAATAATGGTTTGAGCAGTAATGGTTTCGGGAGTAACATTGGTTTCGGAGGTAGTAATGGTTTCGGAAGTAGCAACGGTTTGGGAAGCAGCAATGGTTTCGAGAGTACCACTGGTCTTGGCGCCATCGGTTTGGGTGGCAGCAGCGTCAGCAAACTTTCAGCCAATGGACAAGTTTCCTCACCGTCACGTCTGTACAGAGCACCCTAA
- the LOC119587248 gene encoding uncharacterized protein LOC119587248, with translation MKLLVLIFTVMIGVSARPQGYSLLPPSGPSFAPLTPRRCNEGQVLHVDGRCVTPRVNRRVFLYDVPRIPTPSGPPLFIPAPTVETNLLFIRTPEGGQGPDPIVVPPPQQQHVVYVLNKQSEGGQKVIHVPAPPSSDPDVYFVNYAEGENPVLPSGVDLQTALNAASVSGGQSNGDLGDITSITAGSNNGFGINNGFGSFVVDDGIGSISDLGFGNGFRSNGFLSSTTLGLNNGFGINNGIVGNDGLGGNSGFESSISLGGNNGFGTSSRFDGSIGALGISNGFGLNGGSITALPSNGHVSPVPQSYRTP, from the exons ATGAAGCTTCTG GTACTCATCTTCACTGTTATGATTGGGGTTTCTGCAAGACCTCAGGGCTACAGCCTTCTTCCGCCTTCCGGTCCATCCTTCGCCCCTTTAACACCTCGAAGATGCAACGAAGGTCAAGTGTTACATGTGGACGGCAGGTGCGTTACTCCAAGAGTCAACCGTCGTGTTTTCTTGTATGATGTGCCAAGAATTCCCACGCCTTCAGGTCCTCCACTTTTTATCCCAGCACCAACTGTTGAGACCAATCTGTTGTTCATCCGAACTCCTGAAGGAGGACAAGGACCTGATCCTATCGTTGTGCCTCCTCCTCAGCAGCAGCACGTCGTGTATGTTCTCAACAAACAGTCTGAAGGAGGTCAGAAGGTAATTCACGTTCCAGCACCACCGTCATCTGATCCTGATGTTTACTTCGTCAACTACGCTGAAGGAGAGAACCCCGTTCTTCCCAGTGGAGTCGATCTGCAGACTGCACTGAATGCAGCCTCTGTAAGTGGTGGTCAGTCGAATGGAGATCTTGGTGACATCACTTCTATTACTGCTG GAAGCAATAATGGATTTGGAATTAACAATGGTTTTGGAAGctttgttgttgatgatggtaTCGGTAGCATTAGCGACCTTGGTTTTGGTAATGGGTTTAGAAGTAATGGTTTTCTGAGTAGCACAACACTTGGGTTAAATAATGGTTTTGGAATTAACAATGGTATAGTAGGCAACGACGGTTTAGGAGGCAACAGTGGTTTTGAAAGCAGCATATCGTTAGGAGGGAACAATGGTTTTGGAACCAGCAGTCGCTTCGATGGTAGCATCGGTGCTCTGGGAATTAGCAATGGTTTCGGACTTAATGGTGGAAGTATCACAGCTCTTCCATCAAACGGACACGTTTCGCCGGTACCACAGTCATACAGAACACCCTGA